A DNA window from Mesorhizobium sp. C432A contains the following coding sequences:
- a CDS encoding DUF2865 domain-containing protein: protein MMCLWLVVTFALVSASVLGISASLADPCAALRSQLAPSGRSGGISSELAQLRRQLAAIQGLERQRRCTAQSAVGGFFNACADLAKSRTQVQRQIAGAAISRRDASGLQARLVALGCTPAAGQQRQRPAGAMIGSNSMLFCVRLSDGYFFPAPKSQFVQGGDVKEMVDQCRYICDDAGVDLYTLSDPSLETEEMVALDTRTSYKDLPTAFKYRNDANFRACDLKRYHRRVAELRARTVTPANMANAIIPLPSAKPDLGTVAQLLQPGADAAEARGAAQRQSVEPLAGSRPVRVVGPAFFPAE, encoded by the coding sequence ATGATGTGTTTGTGGCTTGTCGTGACCTTTGCACTGGTGTCGGCAAGCGTCCTCGGCATTTCGGCTTCCCTTGCCGATCCATGCGCCGCGCTCAGGAGCCAGCTGGCACCGTCCGGCCGCAGCGGCGGGATCAGCTCCGAGCTTGCGCAGCTGCGTCGCCAGCTTGCGGCGATCCAGGGGCTGGAGAGGCAACGCCGGTGCACGGCGCAAAGTGCGGTGGGGGGCTTCTTCAATGCTTGCGCCGACCTCGCCAAAAGCCGCACACAGGTGCAACGCCAGATCGCCGGCGCCGCGATTTCGCGCCGGGATGCGTCCGGACTGCAGGCCAGGCTCGTCGCGCTCGGCTGCACGCCCGCCGCCGGGCAACAAAGACAGCGTCCGGCTGGCGCCATGATCGGCAGCAATTCGATGCTGTTTTGCGTTCGTCTCTCCGACGGCTATTTCTTCCCGGCGCCGAAATCGCAGTTCGTGCAAGGCGGCGATGTCAAGGAGATGGTCGATCAGTGCCGCTACATCTGCGACGATGCCGGCGTCGACCTGTACACGCTCAGTGATCCAAGCCTTGAAACCGAAGAGATGGTCGCGCTCGATACGCGCACATCCTACAAGGACCTGCCGACGGCCTTCAAATATCGCAATGATGCGAACTTCAGGGCCTGCGACCTCAAGCGCTATCACCGGCGCGTTGCCGAGCTGAGAGCGCGCACGGTGACGCCAGCCAATATGGCCAACGCGATCATTCCTTTGCCGTCAGCGAAGCCGGATCTTGGCACCGTGGCGCAACTTCTCCAGCCTGGCGCAGACGCTGCAGAGGCCAGGGGCGCCGCCCAGCGACAATCGGTCGAGCCATTGGCCGGCTCGCGGCCGGTCAGGGTGGTCGGGCCGGCTTTCTTCCCGGCGGAGTAA